Proteins from a single region of Candidatus Cetobacterium colombiensis:
- a CDS encoding NAD(P)/FAD-dependent oxidoreductase, translating to MKVVINNINVSVEKDQNLELKNEIVKRGVKADNIEKIEYSKRSIDSRKKTDIKFVYNIEVTLKKDVDVTSLNNVNLAKTVEEPTYKVKGGIERVAVIGAGPAGLFAALRLCELGIKPVVYERGEKVDDRDKTIDEFIKFSMLNPNSNIQFGEGGAGTYSDGKLNTRVKSGYMNKIFLELVANGAQEQILWDYKPHVGTDILKVVVKNLREKIIALGGEFQFNTLIKDIIILNGKVKGIKIQNVKSPIEVEETVLFDHVMLGVGHSSRDTYRMLHKNGVYMENKPFAIGARIEHPRVDIDSMQYGKMADHPNLEAATYSLTYNNREEERGIFSFCMCPGGVIVNAASQEGGTLVNGMSYSQRDGEFSNSALVVGVKANEFGDELFSGMEYQDQLEKKTYDIIGNYGALYQNTVDFLKGKTTDRKIKSSYEMELKSYDLNNLFPQVIADNMKMAMKYWEKTQRNFIGANANLIGPETRTSAPVKITRNELGESINTKGLYPIGEGAGYAGGIISAAIDGFKVVDLAFTTVE from the coding sequence GTGAAAGTCGTTATAAACAATATTAATGTTTCTGTTGAAAAAGATCAAAACCTTGAACTTAAAAATGAAATTGTTAAAAGAGGTGTAAAAGCTGACAATATAGAAAAAATTGAGTATTCGAAAAGATCAATAGATAGCAGAAAAAAAACAGATATAAAATTTGTTTACAATATAGAGGTAACATTGAAAAAAGATGTTGATGTTACTTCATTAAACAATGTAAATTTAGCTAAAACAGTTGAAGAGCCAACTTATAAAGTAAAAGGTGGTATTGAAAGAGTTGCAGTTATTGGTGCAGGACCTGCAGGTTTATTTGCTGCTCTTAGACTTTGTGAACTAGGAATAAAACCAGTAGTTTACGAGCGTGGTGAAAAAGTTGATGATAGAGATAAAACTATAGATGAATTTATAAAGTTTAGTATGTTAAATCCTAACTCTAATATTCAATTTGGAGAGGGAGGAGCTGGAACATATTCTGATGGTAAATTAAATACGAGAGTAAAAAGTGGTTACATGAATAAGATATTTTTAGAATTAGTTGCCAATGGAGCTCAAGAACAAATACTTTGGGATTATAAACCACATGTTGGAACAGATATTTTAAAAGTAGTTGTGAAAAATCTAAGAGAAAAAATTATAGCTTTAGGTGGAGAGTTTCAGTTTAATACCTTAATAAAGGATATTATTATTTTAAACGGTAAAGTTAAAGGTATAAAGATACAAAATGTAAAATCTCCAATTGAAGTTGAAGAAACGGTTTTATTTGATCATGTTATGTTAGGAGTTGGACACTCTTCTAGAGATACATATAGAATGTTACATAAAAATGGAGTATACATGGAAAATAAACCTTTTGCTATAGGTGCTAGAATTGAGCACCCAAGGGTGGACATTGATTCTATGCAATATGGAAAAATGGCAGATCATCCAAACTTAGAAGCGGCAACATATAGTTTAACGTATAACAATAGAGAAGAGGAGAGAGGTATTTTTTCTTTCTGTATGTGTCCAGGAGGAGTTATTGTTAATGCTGCATCTCAAGAGGGAGGAACTCTTGTAAATGGAATGAGTTATTCTCAAAGAGATGGAGAGTTTTCAAACTCGGCTTTAGTTGTAGGAGTTAAAGCCAACGAATTTGGTGATGAACTTTTCTCTGGAATGGAATATCAAGACCAACTTGAAAAGAAAACTTATGATATAATCGGAAATTATGGTGCGTTATATCAAAATACTGTAGATTTCTTAAAAGGAAAAACAACAGATAGAAAAATTAAATCTAGCTACGAAATGGAATTAAAAAGTTATGATTTAAATAATCTTTTCCCACAAGTTATAGCTGACAATATGAAAATGGCAATGAAGTACTGGGAAAAAACACAAAGAAATTTTATTGGTGCAAATGCTAACCTAATAGGTCCAGAAACAAGAACATCTGCTCCTGTAAAAATAACAAGAAATGAACTAGGAGAATCTATCAATACAAAAGGTCTTTATCCAATAGGAGAGGGAGCTGGTTATGCAGGTGGAATTATTAGTGCTGCTATTGATGGATTTAAAGTTGTAGATTTAGCTTTTACAACTGTAGAATAA
- a CDS encoding HU family DNA-binding protein, producing the protein MTKKEFIDLFAKTGEYTKKDAEKAVKLFLDLVEQKLVEGEPVSFIGWGKFEVVTRAARHVRNPQTGKKMKLKEKKVVKFRVGKTLEEKIV; encoded by the coding sequence ATGACTAAAAAAGAGTTTATCGATTTATTTGCAAAAACAGGTGAATACACTAAGAAAGATGCAGAGAAGGCAGTTAAGTTATTTTTAGATTTAGTTGAACAAAAGCTAGTTGAAGGTGAACCAGTATCATTCATAGGATGGGGAAAATTCGAAGTAGTTACTAGAGCAGCCAGACACGTAAGAAACCCACAAACAGGTAAGAAAATGAAGTTAAAAGAGAAAAAAGTTGTTAAGTTTAGAGTTGGAAAAACTTTAGAGGAAAAGATAGTATAA
- a CDS encoding HD domain-containing protein → MERIQKQMAFLFEIDKVKDIFRQSLVVNGKREENDAEHSWHMALVALTIKEYFKGEVDLEKTLKMILIHDLVEIYAGDTPAFGEVRPDKKDEEIKAAVKLFSLLPEDQKEEFLNLWLEFEECESNEAKFANVCDRYQGFMQNLTSDGHTWKKFNAPMEKVLKRAEVIKNYVPELYEKVMLPEFLKYQERGIIK, encoded by the coding sequence ATGGAAAGAATTCAAAAACAAATGGCTTTTTTATTTGAAATTGATAAAGTGAAAGACATTTTTAGACAATCATTAGTTGTAAATGGAAAAAGAGAAGAAAATGATGCTGAGCACAGCTGGCACATGGCTTTAGTGGCTCTAACAATAAAAGAGTATTTTAAAGGTGAAGTGGATTTAGAGAAAACTTTAAAAATGATTTTAATTCATGATTTAGTTGAAATTTACGCTGGAGATACTCCTGCCTTTGGAGAAGTTAGACCTGATAAAAAAGATGAAGAGATAAAAGCTGCTGTAAAACTTTTCTCTCTCCTACCTGAAGATCAAAAAGAAGAGTTTTTAAATCTTTGGTTAGAATTTGAAGAGTGTGAAAGTAATGAAGCTAAATTTGCAAATGTTTGTGATAGATATCAGGGATTTATGCAAAATTTAACATCTGATGGGCATACTTGGAAAAAGTTTAATGCTCCAATGGAAAAGGTTCTAAAAAGAGCAGAGGTTATAAAAAATTATGTTCCTGAACTATATGAGAAAGTTATGCTACCAGAATTTTTAAAGTATCAGGAGAGAGGAATAATCAAATAA
- a CDS encoding DEAD/DEAH box helicase encodes MNTNFNNLNVDKNIVELLSKRGIKEPTEIQREAIPAILNGKDLIAQAATGSGKTFAFVIPVVQKLNKFSKTPQCLIVTPTRELAIQISQECDKINFEDKKIMLAYGGREIAGQIETLKNGVDIVIGTPGRLVDLIERKAIDLSKISSLILDEVDQILMMGFRNEIDKIIEVCNRRRQTLCFSATIDSTVKKIAYRITKEPMNIVIESKENKLAHINQHIIRTTDRRKLDTLSVLLNETNPFMGIIFCRTKIRVDSLEEELSSRGYSCQKLHSDIPQAKREKIMKAFKDVEFQFLVATDVAARGVDITGVTHIFNYDITEDVESYIHRIGRTGRAGEKGESYLFVTEKNENMLKDIENSIGFNIPEMEVEYVQGAMSTLELPKKKYNKKINARTKNIEEQKKRYRR; translated from the coding sequence GTGAATACTAATTTTAATAATTTAAATGTAGATAAAAATATAGTAGAACTCTTAAGTAAGAGAGGTATTAAAGAACCAACAGAGATACAAAGAGAAGCAATACCAGCTATTTTAAATGGAAAAGATTTAATAGCTCAAGCAGCAACAGGGAGCGGTAAAACTTTTGCTTTTGTAATTCCTGTGGTACAAAAATTGAACAAATTTTCAAAAACACCTCAGTGTTTAATAGTAACTCCAACTAGAGAGTTAGCTATCCAAATATCTCAAGAGTGTGATAAAATAAATTTTGAAGATAAGAAAATTATGCTAGCTTATGGTGGAAGAGAGATTGCAGGTCAAATAGAAACTTTAAAAAACGGAGTGGATATTGTAATAGGTACTCCAGGAAGATTAGTTGACTTAATTGAAAGAAAAGCTATTGATTTATCAAAAATTTCATCTTTAATTTTAGATGAAGTAGATCAAATACTTATGATGGGATTTAGAAATGAAATTGATAAAATAATTGAAGTTTGTAATAGAAGAAGACAAACTCTTTGTTTCTCAGCAACAATTGATTCAACTGTAAAAAAGATTGCATATAGAATAACAAAAGAACCTATGAACATTGTTATTGAAAGTAAAGAAAATAAATTAGCTCATATAAACCAACATATTATTAGAACTACAGATAGAAGAAAGTTAGATACACTTTCTGTTTTGTTAAATGAAACTAACCCGTTTATGGGAATTATCTTTTGTAGAACTAAAATTAGAGTTGATAGTTTAGAAGAGGAGTTATCATCAAGAGGATATTCTTGTCAAAAGTTACATAGTGATATTCCTCAGGCAAAAAGAGAAAAGATAATGAAAGCTTTTAAAGATGTAGAGTTCCAATTTTTAGTTGCTACAGATGTTGCTGCTAGAGGAGTAGATATAACAGGAGTAACACATATATTTAACTATGATATAACAGAGGATGTAGAGAGTTATATACACAGAATTGGTAGAACAGGTAGAGCTGGAGAAAAAGGAGAATCTTATCTTTTTGTAACAGAAAAAAATGAAAATATGCTAAAGGATATTGAAAATAGTATAGGATTTAACATTCCAGAGATGGAAGTTGAATATGTTCAAGGAGCTATGTCTACATTAGAACTACCTAAAAAGAAGTACAATAAGAAAATAAACGCAAGAACGAAAAATATTGAAGAGCAAAAAAAGCGTTATAGAAGATAA
- a CDS encoding carbohydrate kinase family protein has protein sequence MQDCLSGQKYILVFGASVVDMFGFCNSSYRACDSIPGKIKISFGGVSRNIAENMARVGVKTKFISIIGDDEIGRSMLTHSLKIGYDMRNSLVLEGQSTPTYMAVLDETGEMVSAVADLESISAMTTDFIDSKAPMIENAAFTFLDADDPINLEYLLTKFQGKTNFILDPISSTKAEKVKHLIKYFHTIKPNRVEAEVLSGIKINTREDLEKVGNYFLSLGIKNVFISLDADGIYYTNGTESGTLKATGVTVKNVTGAGDSFVAGLGFGYMNDLPIKETVKFAMAMSIVTISHEETIHPNMGHELIQEIIAKTNWNEN, from the coding sequence ATGCAAGATTGTCTAAGCGGACAAAAGTATATACTAGTTTTTGGAGCTTCTGTTGTTGATATGTTTGGTTTTTGCAACTCATCATATAGAGCCTGTGATTCTATTCCAGGGAAAATAAAGATTTCTTTTGGAGGAGTTTCAAGAAACATAGCTGAAAATATGGCTAGAGTTGGAGTTAAAACTAAATTTATATCTATTATAGGAGATGATGAGATTGGTCGTTCAATGTTAACTCACTCTTTAAAAATAGGATACGATATGAGAAACTCTCTAGTTTTAGAGGGGCAAAGTACGCCAACTTATATGGCTGTTTTAGATGAAACTGGAGAAATGGTTTCAGCAGTGGCAGATTTAGAAAGTATAAGTGCTATGACAACTGATTTTATAGATTCAAAAGCACCTATGATAGAAAATGCAGCATTTACTTTCTTAGATGCTGATGACCCTATTAATTTAGAGTATCTATTAACTAAATTTCAAGGAAAAACAAACTTTATATTAGACCCAATCTCTTCAACAAAAGCTGAAAAGGTTAAGCATCTTATAAAGTACTTCCACACTATAAAACCAAACAGAGTTGAGGCTGAGGTTTTATCTGGTATTAAAATTAATACCAGAGAAGATTTAGAAAAGGTTGGAAACTATTTTCTTTCATTAGGGATTAAAAATGTATTCATAAGCTTAGATGCTGATGGAATCTATTATACTAATGGAACTGAAAGTGGAACTTTAAAAGCCACTGGAGTTACAGTTAAAAATGTAACTGGTGCAGGAGATTCTTTTGTTGCTGGATTAGGATTTGGTTATATGAATGACTTACCTATTAAAGAGACGGTAAAGTTTGCTATGGCCATGTCAATTGTTACAATCTCTCACGAGGAAACAATACATCCAAACATGGGTCACGAGCTTATTCAAGAGATTATAGCTAAGACAAATTGGAATGAGAATTAA
- a CDS encoding Bax inhibitor-1/YccA family protein, which yields MYGSVEISTKNSFLRKVFMQMFLGLLVTGGVSLYVAQSQPLISFVGNYMTFIIIAELLLVLGINFGINKISSATAKLLFIAYSAMNGLVLSIVMLVYNPYSILYILGVTSLIFVGMTIYGLKTKEDLSSYDGFFKGGLIALVIVSLLNLFLKISILGWFISVCAVVLFTALIAYDINRIMNIFQNNNLSEEDYNKFSTIGALMLYLDFVNLFLNLLRLFGRRD from the coding sequence ATGTATGGTTCAGTTGAAATTTCAACAAAGAATAGTTTTTTAAGAAAAGTATTCATGCAAATGTTTTTAGGACTTTTAGTAACAGGAGGTGTATCTTTATATGTTGCTCAAAGTCAACCATTGATTTCTTTTGTTGGTAATTATATGACTTTTATAATAATAGCAGAACTATTATTAGTTTTAGGAATAAACTTTGGTATAAATAAAATAAGTAGTGCAACAGCTAAGCTGTTATTTATAGCTTATTCAGCAATGAATGGATTAGTTTTGTCTATAGTTATGTTAGTTTATAATCCTTATTCTATACTATATATTTTGGGAGTTACATCTCTAATATTTGTAGGAATGACAATTTATGGATTAAAAACTAAAGAGGATCTTTCATCTTATGATGGATTTTTTAAAGGAGGATTAATAGCATTAGTTATTGTCTCTCTCCTAAATCTATTTTTAAAAATATCTATATTAGGTTGGTTTATCTCAGTTTGTGCAGTTGTTTTATTTACAGCGTTAATTGCATACGATATAAATAGAATTATGAATATCTTTCAAAATAACAATTTATCAGAAGAGGATTACAACAAGTTTTCCACTATTGGAGCATTAATGCTTTACTTAGATTTTGTTAACTTATTCTTAAACCTTTTAAGATTATTTGGAAGAAGAGACTAA
- a CDS encoding MATE family efflux transporter: MKQQELTLHDGDIRKLLVKYSIPAIISMLVSALYNVVDRIFIGNMEEVGALAITGVGITMPIVTIVLAFSMLIGIGATANISIKLGEKRRDSAEKIMGNIITLSVFLGFIITVLGIIYKNPILKAFGASESTLKYASEYITVILYGTIFNIMGYALNSTIRADGNPKICSAIMVFSCFVNIILDPIFIFTFGLGIKGAAYATVLSQVMTALLSYLYYISKKSDLKIKKENLSLDKDIVKLILAIGISPFTMQLATSMVQVVNNNALKTHGGDLAIGAMATVNAVALLCFMPVFGISQGAQPVIGYNFGAKQYHRMEEAYKIATWSGVIIFTVALFFIELFPGTIVGLFNKNPDIMGISIHGMRIYLMAMPAIGLGMAGSNYFLAIGEGKAAMFLSLLRQVLLLIPLIMIFSSAYGLTGIWLAQPICDIIAAIVTVLMVRKSLSKYTGSQFSLFKIRKVRVYE, from the coding sequence GTGAAACAACAGGAATTAACACTACATGATGGAGATATTAGGAAATTACTTGTAAAATATTCTATTCCAGCAATAATTAGTATGCTTGTAAGTGCACTATACAATGTGGTTGATAGAATATTTATAGGAAATATGGAAGAGGTTGGAGCCTTAGCTATCACAGGAGTAGGAATAACTATGCCAATAGTTACAATTGTGTTAGCATTTTCAATGCTAATTGGAATAGGAGCTACCGCAAATATCTCGATTAAATTAGGAGAAAAAAGAAGAGATAGCGCTGAAAAAATAATGGGAAATATAATAACCTTATCAGTTTTTTTAGGATTTATAATAACAGTTTTAGGAATAATTTATAAAAATCCAATATTAAAGGCTTTTGGAGCAAGTGAAAGTACTTTAAAATATGCAAGTGAATATATAACAGTTATTCTTTATGGAACGATTTTCAATATAATGGGATATGCTTTAAATAGTACAATTAGAGCTGATGGAAATCCAAAGATATGTTCAGCAATAATGGTTTTTAGTTGTTTTGTTAATATAATTTTAGATCCAATATTTATATTTACATTTGGACTGGGAATAAAGGGAGCTGCTTACGCAACAGTTCTTTCTCAGGTTATGACAGCATTACTTTCATATTTATATTACATTAGTAAAAAATCAGATTTAAAAATAAAAAAAGAAAATCTAAGTTTAGATAAAGATATTGTAAAACTTATTTTAGCAATTGGTATTTCACCTTTTACAATGCAGTTAGCAACAAGTATGGTTCAAGTTGTAAATAATAATGCTTTAAAAACACATGGTGGAGATTTAGCAATAGGAGCTATGGCTACAGTTAATGCTGTTGCATTACTATGTTTTATGCCAGTGTTTGGGATATCGCAAGGAGCTCAACCAGTAATTGGGTATAACTTTGGTGCAAAACAATACCATAGAATGGAAGAAGCTTATAAAATAGCAACATGGTCTGGAGTAATTATATTTACAGTAGCGCTATTTTTCATTGAACTTTTTCCAGGAACTATAGTTGGTTTATTCAATAAAAATCCAGATATAATGGGAATTTCGATACACGGTATGAGAATATATTTAATGGCAATGCCTGCGATTGGATTAGGAATGGCTGGAAGTAATTACTTTTTAGCAATAGGAGAGGGAAAAGCTGCAATGTTTTTAAGTTTACTTAGACAAGTTTTACTTTTAATACCACTTATAATGATTTTTTCAAGTGCCTATGGTTTAACAGGAATTTGGCTAGCTCAACCAATCTGTGATATTATCGCAGCAATAGTAACAGTGCTGATGGTTAGAAAAAGTTTAAGTAAATATACTGGTTCACAATTTTCGTTATTTAAAATTAGAAAAGTTAGAGTTTACGAATAA
- a CDS encoding molybdopterin-dependent oxidoreductase, producing the protein MEIFKNSCSLDCFDVCKIDVYKKDGKVVKLEGNKENSLTDGFLCSKGLKHLNRLYDENRILKPLLKVGEGFKEISFEEALSLLKDKLINIKNNYSTNSIIHYSESGAGGLLKGIHDIFFNFLGGISTASGGTCWSAGCAAHDYDFGSRKTSDLDDMKNAKVIILWSRNPAITSVHLYKKLIQMKKLGIKIVTIDFRKNETSAISDFHISLKGGSDGALALALCKMVFEKNFIDDVFSQNNIIGFNEFKEYVSSLNLNELLEDCGVSEDDFLTLLNYISLGNIMTFIGYGLQRYVNGGNSVRAIDALMSITGNVGKSGAGVFYSSKIYPEVLNRDPYNSSNFAVNSREFPLTNFSEFVEDNNIEAIFISKANPLNQLPDLNKTLKAYKSIPFKVCFDMFLTDTAKNSDLVIPVTNTLESEDIIYSSMLMPCLMYNEKVVNPEDFRMDEFYFFRELAKIMNIENYPDVSKAEYLNKVLAPLDITIENLKHEDINIQKGYIAWEDKKFKTPSGKIEIYSETALKDGAQPMPTFIKATQGNEEFPIRLVTPHCKESLFNQHVGDIESVSKIYISKSNLGDLEEGEIVTVTSKNGSIQSQVYLDNDLKKDEAYIFMQWSKKQGNPNFLTSSISSDIGGQVAYYDTFINVNYHCPK; encoded by the coding sequence ATGGAAATTTTTAAAAATAGTTGCTCTTTAGATTGTTTTGATGTTTGTAAAATTGATGTTTATAAAAAAGATGGCAAAGTTGTAAAACTTGAAGGTAATAAAGAAAATTCTTTAACTGATGGATTTCTATGTTCAAAAGGTTTAAAACATTTAAATAGGCTTTATGATGAAAATAGAATTCTAAAACCTCTCTTAAAAGTAGGAGAGGGATTTAAGGAAATATCCTTTGAAGAAGCCTTAAGCCTTTTAAAAGATAAATTAATAAATATAAAAAATAATTATTCTACTAATTCGATAATTCATTATAGTGAATCTGGTGCGGGTGGACTTTTAAAAGGAATTCACGATATTTTCTTTAATTTCTTAGGTGGAATTTCAACTGCAAGTGGTGGAACATGTTGGTCTGCTGGATGTGCAGCACATGACTATGATTTTGGTAGTAGAAAAACTAGTGATTTAGACGATATGAAAAATGCTAAAGTTATAATACTTTGGTCTAGAAATCCAGCGATAACATCTGTACACTTATACAAGAAATTAATTCAAATGAAAAAATTAGGAATTAAAATAGTAACAATAGATTTTAGAAAAAATGAAACTTCTGCTATAAGTGATTTTCATATTAGTTTAAAAGGAGGAAGTGATGGAGCACTAGCTTTAGCACTTTGTAAAATGGTTTTTGAAAAAAACTTTATTGATGATGTGTTTTCTCAAAATAATATTATCGGTTTTAATGAATTTAAAGAGTATGTTTCGTCGTTAAATCTAAATGAACTTTTAGAAGATTGTGGAGTTTCAGAAGATGATTTTCTAACACTATTAAATTATATATCTCTAGGAAATATTATGACTTTTATTGGATACGGATTACAAAGATATGTAAACGGAGGAAATAGTGTTAGAGCTATCGATGCCCTTATGAGTATTACTGGTAATGTTGGAAAAAGCGGTGCGGGTGTTTTTTATTCTAGTAAAATATATCCCGAAGTTTTAAATAGAGATCCATATAATAGTTCAAATTTTGCTGTAAATTCTCGCGAGTTTCCACTTACAAATTTCAGTGAGTTTGTTGAAGACAATAATATAGAAGCAATTTTTATAAGTAAAGCAAATCCCTTAAATCAACTTCCAGATTTAAATAAAACTTTAAAAGCTTATAAATCTATCCCTTTTAAAGTTTGCTTTGATATGTTTTTAACAGATACAGCTAAAAATAGCGATTTAGTAATTCCTGTTACAAATACTTTAGAAAGTGAAGATATAATATACTCTTCAATGCTTATGCCGTGTTTAATGTATAATGAAAAAGTTGTAAATCCAGAAGACTTTAGAATGGATGAGTTTTACTTCTTTAGAGAATTAGCTAAAATAATGAATATTGAAAATTATCCAGACGTTTCTAAAGCTGAATATTTAAACAAAGTCCTAGCTCCTTTAGATATTACAATTGAAAATTTGAAGCATGAAGATATTAATATTCAAAAGGGATATATAGCTTGGGAAGATAAAAAATTTAAAACACCTTCTGGAAAAATAGAAATCTATAGTGAAACAGCTTTAAAAGATGGAGCTCAACCTATGCCAACTTTTATAAAAGCTACTCAAGGAAACGAAGAGTTTCCAATAAGACTTGTAACTCCACACTGTAAAGAATCACTATTCAATCAACACGTGGGAGATATTGAAAGTGTATCTAAAATTTATATCTCTAAAAGTAACTTAGGTGATTTAGAGGAGGGAGAGATAGTAACTGTTACATCTAAAAATGGTTCTATTCAATCTCAAGTTTATTTAGATAATGATTTAAAGAAGGATGAAGCATATATATTTATGCAATGGAGTAAAAAACAGGGAAATCCTAACTTTTTAACTTCAAGTATCTCTTCAGATATAGGTGGACAAGTTGCGTATTATGATACATTTATAAATGTGAACTACCACTGCCCTAAATAG
- a CDS encoding RNA-guided endonuclease TnpB family protein, which translates to MKIYNLAFKYRIYPNEVQANTINATFGCTRLVYNRFLAQRKELYETEKKFVTYNTQAKELVPLKNELLFLKEVDSIALQQALKNLETAYKNFFQKRTSFPKFKSKRSSRKSYNTVSTSNNIRVEGSYLKLPKLGLVRIKLHRQIPQNYIIKSATISQEPNGAYYVSLLTEFEKYIKEVPSDNNIVGLDFSMSELFVSSENQRADYPRFFRKLETKLVKAQRELSRKIKFSSNWNKAKLKVAKIHQTIKNSRKDFLHKLSNELVTKYNAIIIEDLNMKGMSGALNFGKSVADNGWGMFTTMLQYKSMFLGKQVIKIDKWFPSSKTCSFCGAIKAELPLSSRVYKCDECNSEIDRDLNASINIREVGRELLAY; encoded by the coding sequence ATGAAGATATATAACTTAGCTTTTAAATATAGGATATATCCTAATGAAGTTCAAGCCAATACCATTAATGCAACTTTTGGTTGTACTAGACTTGTGTACAACAGATTCTTAGCTCAGAGAAAAGAATTGTATGAGACAGAGAAAAAATTCGTAACTTACAATACTCAAGCTAAAGAACTTGTACCACTTAAAAATGAATTACTATTCTTAAAAGAGGTTGATTCTATTGCATTACAACAAGCTCTTAAAAATTTAGAAACTGCATATAAGAATTTCTTTCAAAAGAGAACTAGCTTTCCTAAGTTCAAATCTAAAAGGTCAAGTAGAAAATCATATAATACAGTATCTACAAGTAACAATATCAGAGTTGAAGGTAGTTATTTAAAACTCCCAAAGCTAGGTTTAGTTAGAATTAAGCTTCATAGACAGATACCTCAAAATTATATAATTAAATCAGCTACTATTAGCCAAGAGCCTAACGGTGCTTACTACGTTTCTTTACTAACTGAGTTTGAAAAGTATATTAAAGAAGTTCCAAGCGATAACAATATTGTTGGGCTTGATTTTTCTATGTCAGAATTATTTGTTAGCTCTGAAAATCAAAGAGCTGACTATCCTAGATTTTTTAGAAAGTTAGAAACTAAATTAGTTAAAGCTCAAAGAGAATTATCTCGTAAAATTAAATTCTCAAGTAATTGGAATAAGGCTAAATTAAAAGTTGCTAAAATCCACCAAACAATCAAAAACAGTAGAAAAGATTTTTTACACAAATTATCAAATGAACTTGTGACTAAATATAACGCAATCATCATTGAAGACCTCAATATGAAAGGTATGAGTGGAGCATTAAACTTTGGTAAATCTGTCGCTGATAACGGGTGGGGAATGTTCACAACTATGCTTCAATACAAATCAATGTTTTTAGGAAAACAAGTAATTAAAATTGACAAGTGGTTTCCATCGTCAAAAACTTGTTCATTTTGTGGTGCTATAAAAGCTGAGTTGCCACTATCTTCAAGAGTTTACAAATGTGATGAATGTAACAGTGAGATAGATAGAGATTTAAACGCAAGTATAAATATTCGTGAGGTTGGTAGAGAGCTACTAGCCTATTAA
- a CDS encoding glycerophosphodiester phosphodiesterase has translation MKILAHRGASGTAPENTISAFKKALLDGCDGFEFDVQQTKDGKIVVFHDWTLERTTNGEGHIKDHTLEELKKLDAGSWFDEKFKGEPIPTLEETLDLIPDDKIINIELKEEYSIERGTEKLVLDIMRKYPTKNIIVSSFSHNLLKTLKDLDSSIKIGLLSGNTLVNLDKYIDNLGFQIDAYHPYAGILSKNDIDYLKSQNIDINVWTVNSSKEAEFLKELGVTSIITNFPKEITSNK, from the coding sequence ATGAAAATTTTAGCACATAGAGGAGCATCTGGTACAGCTCCTGAAAATACAATTTCTGCATTTAAAAAAGCTTTATTAGATGGATGCGATGGTTTTGAATTTGATGTTCAGCAAACAAAAGATGGAAAAATTGTTGTATTTCACGATTGGACTTTAGAAAGAACAACTAATGGTGAAGGGCATATAAAAGACCATACATTAGAAGAACTTAAAAAACTTGATGCTGGAAGCTGGTTTGATGAAAAGTTTAAAGGTGAACCTATTCCCACTTTAGAGGAAACTTTAGATCTTATTCCAGATGATAAAATCATTAATATTGAACTAAAAGAGGAGTACTCTATTGAAAGAGGAACTGAAAAATTAGTTTTAGATATTATGAGAAAATATCCTACAAAAAATATTATAGTTTCATCTTTTAGTCACAACCTTTTAAAAACTTTAAAAGATTTAGATAGTTCAATTAAAATAGGACTTCTATCAGGTAATACACTTGTCAATTTGGATAAATATATTGATAACCTAGGTTTTCAAATAGATGCTTACCATCCATATGCAGGTATTTTAAGTAAAAATGATATTGACTATTTAAAATCTCAAAATATTGATATTAATGTTTGGACTGTTAATTCTTCTAAAGAAGCTGAATTTTTAAAAGAATTAGGTGTTACTAGTATAATCACAAATTTTCCAAAAGAGATTACTTCAAATAAATAA